DNA from Mustela erminea isolate mMusErm1 chromosome 18, mMusErm1.Pri, whole genome shotgun sequence:
AagcccccagcctccctcagGGGCTTCCCTGTGTAACTGGGGAGGGAGGCTCCGAAAGAAGACAGGACCTGTGGACGCACACCTGTGGAATGGGAGGGGGACTGAGTGTATGTGTGCCCTTGCGCAGAGGCCGCTGTACCCCAGctgtttcctccctcctccagctATGACCGAAGCACCTTGGTGGCCATCGTGGTGGGCGTGGGGCGCCTCATCACCGGCATGGACCGGGGCCTCATGGGCATGTGTGTCAACGAGCGACGACGTCTCATTGTGCCCCCCCACCTGGGCTATGGCAGCATTGGTGTGGGTGAGAAGGGTTGGGGCCCAGGCATGGGGATGAAGGAGATCAGGAGGCAGCATTCTGggacccaaaaccaaaaaaactgaagctcagagtggGAGCgtgactcgcccaaggtcacactgcacAGGCAGTGGGAGTCGTGGCAGGTCTGAGACCAGAGTTtctgtctcctcctgcccctggagTGGGAGAACAGGAAATGACAGGGCCCTGGGTAGAATGGAAGCTtgactggggagaaggggagccagggtGGCGGGCGTAGGCAAGTGGGACTTTCAATGTCTATTCAACCCACCTTGCTGGAGCTGGTGCAACTGTGGCTCCGCCTTTGCCACCAGCTAAGGCTAGAGGGAGTCCTGGGGCCCGAGGGGCTGTGGCGTTTGGAGGGTTCCTGGAGGCTGCCCCAAATACAAGCTGTGGTTGTTGGACTCCCACAGCGGGGCTCATTCCCCCTGATGCCACCCTCTACTTCGATGTGGTCCTGCTGGATGTGTGGAACAAGGCAGACACTGTGCAGGTGAGCACCTTGCTGCACCCAGCCCACTGCCCCCGCACTGTCCAGGACAGCGACTTTGTCCGCTACCACTACAATGGCACCCTGCTGGACGGCACCGCCTTTGACACCAGGTAAGGGCTGGAGGGAGTCCTGGGGCCCTAGGGAATAGAGTATGATGGGGAAGGTGTCCAGggcccagcctgcctctcccGTCTCCTGCAGCATCACCTCTACCTCATTCTCTGCAGCTACAGTAGGGACGGCACTTATGACACCTACGTTGGCTCTGGCTGGCTGATCAAGGGCATGGATCAGGGGCTGCTGGGCATGTGtcctggagagagaaggaagatcaTCATCCCTCCATTCCTGGCCTATGGCGAGAAAGGCTATGGTGAGGACAGACAGGGACTTGGGGATTCCCCAGAAGAGGGCTGCCACATACAGTTGTTCAGGTTGTGTACTGCACAAGGACACTCAGCCAAGGAGGCCCATAGAGATGAAATCTATCTTGGTGATGATCTCACTAAAAAAGGGTGCTTTATTCTGATTCACACGCATTCGATATGGGCTGGTGATGGTCTTGGGAAGATCCAGCTCATGCCTCACTTGGGAAGGGTCTCTGGAGAATAGAATTAGCATCTTTTTGCAAGGTGCTCACATAGGCTTTCCTGAatggagaaggagctgtggtTTGCTCTCCACTTGTATGGTTCAAGCCTATCCCTTCCCCAGGGACTGTGATCCCCCCGCAGGCCTCCCTGGTCTTCCACGTGCTCTTGATTGACGTCCACAACCCTAAGGACACTGTCCAGCTGGAGACGCTGGAGCTACCTCCTGGCTGCGTCCGGAGAGCGGTAGCTGGAGACTTCATGCGTTACCACTACAACGGGTCCCTGATGGATGGCACCTCCTttgattccaggtccctgggactcctgaagagggaaggtggggacggggaggagggaggaggaagctgaaGCAGGATCTGAGGACGGGGGCCCCCACAACCCCAACAGCAGCTAGGGGCTGCTCCGAGCTGCGGAGAAGAGGGGGTCAGGGTGCACTTCTGACTCCCTTGCTGACCCTCCCCACCTTACAGCTACTCCCGCAACCACACCTACAACACCTATGTGGGGCAGGGTTACATCATCCCCGGGATGGACCAGGGGCTGCAGGGCGCCTGCATAGGGGAGCGCCGGAGGATCACCATCCCCCCCCACCTGGCCTACGGGGAGAACGGAACTGGTAGGCATGCCCCTGTGCTCCCAGTCACCGCCTTATTCCTCTGCAGTCTGTTCCCTGACATCCCAGCCActgctctgcccctctctcacCCGCCCACCTCCTGCCACACAGACTCCGTCCTTTCCTTCAGGGgcaacaccccccccaccacttctcCCTTCCATCCTGGAGAAGGGCAGCAGACTCCTGAGTTTGGGGAGGCGGGGTGGTTATGGAAGAACAGAAACAGCGTAGTCCTAGGAAGCAAAGAGACGTGGACTTGTGCCCCAGCTTTGCTggaagcctcagtgtcctcaccagTAGAATGGGACTAATCACACTGACCAGCAGGGTAAGTTACTGGGAGATTGCAAGAGCTTGTGTATAAAGGGCTTTCTAACTGGCGTggcccttccttccctgcccctcaccctccacaAGAGGGTATTAGAAGAATCGACCCTGGGGACAAATACTCCGTCCCATCCTGGCTTGAAAACACAGGACTGGGTAGGTCTAGGGGCCTCTGTGGAGGCCTGAGCAGCCCCTTCTGGATTCTAAGCCGATCCACTCCCCGTTTTGGCTCCAGGAGACAAGATCCCTGGCTCTGCTGTGCTGATCTTCGACGTCCACATCATTGACTTCCACAACCCTGCGGATCCCGTGGAAATCAAGATTCTGTCCCCGCCCCCGGAGACCTGCAATGAGACGGCCAAGCCTGGGGACTTTGTTCGCTACCACTACAACTGCTCCCTTCTGGATGGCACCAAGCTCTTCTCCTCGTGGGTccggggcggggccagggctgggcaggTGGGTGGGCCCAGGTGCAGGGAGTCCTCCTGATCACCCCCAAGGGTACTTTTTCCCTAAGTTCCCGTCCAGCGAGCAAGTGTGGTGGGGGAGCTTGAGGAGCTGAGGTTCCTGCCTTGTGGGCTCAGGGAGGGTGAAGCCAGCCGTCTAGGGGAGCCGCTGGCTCCATTTGTGGAGCGGAAACCAAAGCAGGGGGCGATGAGCCCTCCAGGCCATGCTTTAGGGACAGTGGCTCCGTGAGGAGGGCATTCTCCCTCTGAACtgggggggccgggggtggggtgggacgaTGGGGTAACAGCTGGCCGGGGACAAGGATGGGCACTGACCCAGGAATCTGCTCTCCCCCCCAGCCACGACTACGGTGACCCCCAGGAGGCTACTCTGGGGGCCAACAAGGTGATTGAGGGCCTGGACACGGGCCTGCAGGGCATGTGTGTGGGAGAGAGGCGGCAGCTCGTGGTGCCCCCGCACCTGGCACACGGAGAGAGCGGAGGTGAGGGGC
Protein-coding regions in this window:
- the FKBP10 gene encoding peptidyl-prolyl cis-trans isomerase FKBP10 — protein: MFPAVSPSHTFPRLPLLQLLLLLVQAVGRGLGRASPSGGPLEDVVIERYHIPKTCPREVQMGDFVRYHYNGTFEDGKKFDSSYDRSTLVAIVVGVGRLITGMDRGLMGMCVNERRRLIVPPHLGYGSIGVAGLIPPDATLYFDVVLLDVWNKADTVQVSTLLHPAHCPRTVQDSDFVRYHYNGTLLDGTAFDTSYSRDGTYDTYVGSGWLIKGMDQGLLGMCPGERRKIIIPPFLAYGEKGYGTVIPPQASLVFHVLLIDVHNPKDTVQLETLELPPGCVRRAVAGDFMRYHYNGSLMDGTSFDSSYSRNHTYNTYVGQGYIIPGMDQGLQGACIGERRRITIPPHLAYGENGTGDKIPGSAVLIFDVHIIDFHNPADPVEIKILSPPPETCNETAKPGDFVRYHYNCSLLDGTKLFSSHDYGDPQEATLGANKVIEGLDTGLQGMCVGERRQLVVPPHLAHGESGARGVPGSAVLLFEVELVSREEGLPTGYLFVWHEDPPVNLFEGLDLNKDGEVPPEEFSTFIKAQVSEGKGRLMPGQDPEKTIADMFQNQDRNQDGKITVEELKLKSDEDQERVHEEL